The window TTTGAGGTGGCACCACCGGGGCAGGCCGCCAGAATAATCAGGCCAATGGCCAGTGTGGCCGGCAGTGAGAGCACCATCACCAGCATCAGCGCCAATGCCGGTAACAAAAATAATTGCAGCGCCAGACCGAGCAGAATCAGCTTCGGCTCACGCGCCACCGCGACAAAATGCGCCGGGCGCAGGCTCAGCCCCATCACCAGCATCATCATGGCCAGAGCCAGTGGTAAAGCAACCTGGGTTAACACATCGTCTCCTTACAGAAAAATCATCCTATCAGCGTGCTGCTAATGGCAGCGCCGTGCGGTCGATGACTTTACGCATTACAAAGCTGGAATGCACTCCGCTGACGCCCTCAATACGGGTCAGGGTGCCAAGCAGAAACTGCTGGTAGGCATTCATATCACGCACGATCACTTTTAATACATAGTCGGCCGACTGGCCGGTAATCAGGTAGCACTCCAGCACTTCCGGACAGGCCGCGACCTGTGACTCGAAGTTATCAAAACGCTCCGGCGTATGGCGATCCATGCTGATCGAAATCAGCGCCAGCAGATCCAGCCCCAGACGCCGGGCATCCAGA of the Thalassolituus hydrocarboniclasticus genome contains:
- a CDS encoding Lrp/AsnC family transcriptional regulator; the encoded protein is MNSDMPDGMARLDRIDQRILELLQQDGSLSNLELADKVGLSPSPCSRRVKALEESGMIQGYRAHLDARRLGLDLLALISISMDRHTPERFDNFESQVAACPEVLECYLITGQSADYVLKVIVRDMNAYQQFLLGTLTRIEGVSGVHSSFVMRKVIDRTALPLAAR